Proteins from a single region of Camelus ferus isolate YT-003-E chromosome 23, BCGSAC_Cfer_1.0, whole genome shotgun sequence:
- the PTPN7 gene encoding LOW QUALITY PROTEIN: tyrosine-protein phosphatase non-receptor type 7 (The sequence of the model RefSeq protein was modified relative to this genomic sequence to represent the inferred CDS: deleted 2 bases in 1 codon) → MVQARGGRPRAQLPVTFALGAAMTQPPPDQAPPKKHVRLQERRGSNVSLTLDVRSLGAVEPVCCVSTPREVTLHFLRTAGHPLTRWTLQHQPPSPKQLEEEFLKIPSNFVSPEELNVPGHASKDRYKTILPNPQSRVCLGRAQSQEDGDYINANYIRGYGGKDRAYIATQGPMPNTVSDFWEMVWQEEVELVIMLTRLREGKEKCVHYWPTEEETYGPFHICTQDMRECSEYTVRQLTVQYQEECRSVKHILFSAWPDHQTPESAGPLLRLVAEVEDSPETAASTGPIVVHCSAGIGRTGCFIATRIGCQQLKARGEVDILGIVCQLRLDRGGMIQTAEQYQFLHHTLALYAAQLPEEPSP, encoded by the exons ATGGTCCAGGCCCGCGGGGGACGTCCCAGAGCACAGCTGCCAGTC ACCTTCGCCTTGGGGGCAGCCATGACCCAGCCTCCGCCCGACCAGGCACCACCCAAGAAGCACGTGCGGCTGCAGGAGAG GCGGGGCTCCAACGTCTCTCTGACACTGGACGTGCGGTCCCTGGGGGCCGTGGAGCCAGTCTGCTGCGTGAGCACGCCCCGCGAGGTCACCCTGCACTTCCTGCGCACAGCCGGGCACCCCCTCACCCGCTGGACCCTGCAGCACCAGCCGCCCAGCCCCAAGCAGCTGGAAGAGGAGTTCCTG aaGATCCCCTCAAACTTCGTCAGCCCTGAAGAGCTGAATGTTCCTGGCCACGCCTCCAAGGACCGATACAAGACCATCTTGCCAA ACCCCCAGAGCCGCGTCTGTCTGGGCCGGGCACAGAGCCAGGAGGACGGGGACTACATCAACGCCAACTACATCCGG GGCTACGGTGGGAAGGACAGGGCCTACATTGCGACCCAGGGCCCCATGCCCAACACCGTGTCGGACTTCTGGGAGATGGTgtggcaggaggaggtggagctCGTCATCATGCTCACTCGGCTCCGAGAGGGCAAGGAG aaatGTGTCCACTACTGgcccacagaagaggaaacctaCGGGCCCTTCCACATTTGCACCCAAGACATGAGAGAGTGCTCAGAATACACGGTGCGGCAGCTCACTGTCCAG TACCAGGAGGAGTGCCGGTCTGTGAAACACATCCTCTTCTCGGCCTGGCCTGACCACCAGACCCCAGAATCAGCTGGGCCCCTGCTGCGACTGGTGGCTGAGGTGGAGGACAGCCCAGAGACAGCGGCCAGCACTGGGCCCATCGTGGTCCACTGCAG TGCAGGGATCGGCCGCACCGGCTGCTTCATCGCCACCCGAATTGGCTGCCAGCAGCTGAAGGCCCGAGGGGAGGTGGACATTCTGGGCATCGTGTGCCAACTGCGGCTGGACAG GGGGGGCATGATCCAGACGGCGGAGCAGTACCAGTTCCTGCACCACACCTTGGCCTTGTACGCTGCCCAGCTGCCGGAGGAGCCCAGCCCCTGA